A stretch of the Butyricicoccus intestinisimiae genome encodes the following:
- a CDS encoding YkvI family membrane protein: MNKQAKTSSMILGIAFVWFTTHFGGGFASGAQIYTYYVKYGIWCLLMPVLAMLYNAVFFVYCLRFARKHEVYDYRSYNNAFYGRFAPIFSNLFEVLYLCVMCVAPAVAFATGGATLSTLTGLPYLLCTLLIGAFIFIVAIFGTDLVRKVASVLSVCIIAGLLVVYIPNIIAGSGAIAQTVHAMTAQPAPFGKALYAAFLYGTFQLANVAVFVQHAKSFEKPNDAVKSMGIGWIINALLMVMVVLGLLSVCSNPDIVNQSVPTLFMVQNGVGNNVLTPLISILIILGAVSTAVNMVAAMVKRICSGLEKSRPQQMQGRKITSRQIAVALICCAVDFGIAQFGLLTLIQKAYSALAYLAIPVILIPYIVHMIATRFDTKQVK, translated from the coding sequence ATGAATAAGCAAGCAAAAACAAGCTCTATGATTTTGGGCATTGCCTTTGTGTGGTTTACCACACATTTCGGCGGCGGCTTTGCCTCCGGCGCGCAGATTTATACTTATTATGTCAAATACGGCATCTGGTGCCTGCTTATGCCGGTGCTGGCAATGCTGTACAACGCCGTATTTTTCGTCTATTGCCTGCGCTTTGCCCGCAAGCATGAGGTATATGACTATCGCTCATACAACAATGCGTTTTACGGTAGGTTTGCCCCGATTTTTTCCAATTTGTTTGAGGTATTATATCTGTGCGTCATGTGTGTCGCACCCGCCGTTGCGTTTGCAACCGGCGGCGCCACATTGAGCACGCTGACCGGCCTGCCGTATCTGCTGTGCACGCTGCTGATCGGTGCGTTTATTTTCATCGTGGCGATTTTCGGCACGGATCTTGTGCGCAAGGTTGCTTCGGTGCTGTCTGTCTGCATCATTGCCGGTCTGCTGGTCGTGTACATTCCGAACATTATCGCAGGCTCCGGTGCCATTGCGCAGACCGTGCACGCGATGACCGCACAGCCTGCGCCGTTTGGCAAGGCGCTGTATGCAGCATTTCTGTACGGCACTTTCCAGCTCGCTAATGTCGCGGTGTTTGTTCAGCACGCCAAGTCGTTTGAAAAGCCGAATGATGCCGTCAAGAGCATGGGCATCGGCTGGATTATCAATGCGCTGCTCATGGTCATGGTGGTTCTGGGTCTGCTGTCCGTCTGCTCCAATCCGGACATTGTGAACCAGAGCGTGCCGACGCTGTTCATGGTACAAAACGGCGTGGGAAACAACGTCCTGACGCCGCTGATTTCCATTCTGATTATTCTCGGTGCGGTATCCACCGCGGTTAACATGGTCGCCGCCATGGTCAAGCGCATTTGCAGCGGCTTGGAGAAATCCCGCCCGCAGCAGATGCAGGGCAGGAAGATTACCTCCCGCCAGATTGCCGTGGCGCTGATTTGCTGCGCGGTCGATTTTGGCATCGCGCAGTTTGGCTTGCTGACGCTGATTCAAAAGGCGTACAGCGCGCTGGCATATTTGGCGATTCCGGTCATCCTGATTCCGTATATCGTGCATATGATTGCGACACGGTTTGACACCAAGCAGGTAAAATAA
- a CDS encoding iron-containing alcohol dehydrogenase family protein: MKLENYEVHLPSYSIGNTIYDKIGPVCESYGKTVLVIGGRQALDAALDKIRAAVEQTELEIIGVELFGQDCTYANVERLRAMPIYHEADMVFGVGGGKALDTVKCLCITDDKPVFTFPTIASNCSACTAVSIMYNEDGTFLKPNFFVRPAMHAFIDTEIIAKAPCRYMWAGMGDTYAKFYEATISSRDERLEHFTAVGVAISHMCRDPLLAYGAKGFADHQKGISSYEVEQIILAIIVTTGVASIFLTKDFTPDYNSGLAHAIFYALTSYPIIEEKHLHGEVVGFGVLLALLVDGQDEEFEKVYQLNKAVKLPVSLEEIEISEQQWEESTNRIPHMSDVAHYPYAITKQMLTDAMRKLKERAGRENHE, from the coding sequence ATGAAATTGGAAAATTATGAAGTACATCTGCCGAGTTACTCCATCGGCAATACCATTTATGACAAAATTGGACCGGTGTGTGAATCGTACGGCAAGACCGTTTTGGTCATCGGCGGCAGACAGGCGCTGGATGCGGCGCTGGATAAAATTCGCGCGGCGGTAGAGCAGACCGAGCTGGAGATTATCGGCGTCGAGCTGTTCGGCCAGGACTGCACCTATGCGAACGTTGAGCGCCTGCGCGCCATGCCGATTTATCACGAAGCGGATATGGTCTTTGGCGTCGGCGGCGGCAAGGCGCTGGACACGGTCAAGTGCCTGTGTATCACGGATGACAAGCCGGTGTTTACGTTCCCGACCATTGCGTCCAACTGCTCCGCCTGCACCGCCGTATCCATCATGTACAACGAGGACGGTACTTTTTTGAAGCCGAATTTCTTTGTTCGTCCCGCGATGCACGCGTTTATTGACACAGAAATCATTGCCAAAGCGCCGTGCCGCTATATGTGGGCGGGCATGGGCGATACCTACGCCAAGTTCTATGAAGCGACAATTTCCTCGCGCGACGAGCGCTTGGAGCATTTCACGGCGGTCGGCGTTGCCATCTCGCATATGTGCCGCGATCCGCTGCTCGCATACGGCGCAAAGGGCTTTGCAGACCATCAGAAGGGCATTTCCTCCTATGAAGTCGAGCAGATTATTCTGGCAATCATCGTCACAACCGGCGTCGCTTCGATTTTCTTAACCAAGGACTTCACACCGGATTACAACAGCGGACTGGCACATGCCATTTTCTATGCGCTGACCAGCTATCCGATTATCGAGGAAAAGCATCTGCACGGCGAGGTTGTCGGCTTCGGTGTTCTGCTCGCGCTGCTTGTCGATGGACAGGACGAGGAGTTTGAAAAGGTCTATCAGCTCAACAAGGCGGTCAAGCTGCCGGTTTCGCTGGAAGAAATCGAAATTTCCGAACAGCAGTGGGAGGAGAGCACAAACCGCATTCCGCACATGTCGGATGTGGCGCATTATCCGTATGCCATCACCAAGCAGATGCTTACGGACGCCATGCGCAAATTAAAGGAAAGAGCAGGACGCGAGAATCATGAATAA
- a CDS encoding Gfo/Idh/MocA family protein produces the protein MINGSKVLDHPIRWAMVGGGKGSQIGYIHRSAALRDNNFQLVAGAFDINPERGMAFAAELGIDPDRCYPDYKTMFEKEAQREDGIEAVSIATPNSVHYEVCKAALEAGIHVVCEKPLCFSTEEGEELVALAKKKNLVVGVTYGYSGHQMIQQARQMIKNGDLGDIRVINMSFAFGGYNYKIEETNAAAKWRFDPKKAGPSFAMADVGTHCLYIIEAMIPDMKIDKVLCSKDAFVEGRELEDNAFTLMRLNGSEHVQEGAKVYCWSSSINCGARHGHVIRVVGSKASIEWDDERPNQMTYEIEGEPVRRLERGAGYLYEEARVEDRIGGGHAEGLFEAWANLYRRFALAIEGMSKGEEEYGDFWYPDVEAGLAGVKWIEKCVESANNGEVWVKY, from the coding sequence ATGATTAACGGTTCTAAGGTTCTGGATCATCCGATTCGCTGGGCTATGGTTGGCGGCGGCAAGGGCAGCCAGATCGGCTACATTCATCGCTCCGCAGCACTGCGCGACAACAACTTCCAGCTGGTAGCAGGTGCATTCGACATCAATCCGGAGCGCGGCATGGCATTTGCCGCTGAGCTGGGCATTGATCCGGACCGCTGCTATCCGGACTACAAGACCATGTTCGAGAAGGAAGCACAGCGCGAGGACGGCATTGAGGCTGTTTCCATCGCTACTCCGAACAGCGTGCACTATGAAGTGTGCAAGGCTGCTCTGGAAGCCGGCATCCATGTTGTATGCGAGAAGCCGCTGTGCTTCAGCACCGAGGAAGGCGAGGAGCTGGTTGCTCTGGCAAAGAAGAAGAATCTGGTTGTCGGCGTCACCTACGGCTACTCCGGCCATCAGATGATTCAGCAGGCTCGCCAGATGATTAAGAACGGCGATCTGGGCGACATCCGCGTGATCAACATGTCATTTGCGTTCGGCGGCTACAACTACAAAATTGAGGAGACCAATGCGGCTGCAAAGTGGCGCTTTGACCCGAAGAAGGCAGGCCCGTCCTTTGCCATGGCAGACGTTGGCACCCATTGCCTGTACATCATCGAGGCAATGATTCCGGATATGAAGATTGACAAGGTTCTGTGCTCCAAGGATGCTTTCGTAGAAGGCCGTGAGCTGGAGGACAACGCATTCACCCTGATGCGTCTGAACGGTTCCGAGCATGTACAGGAGGGCGCAAAGGTTTACTGCTGGTCCTCTTCCATCAACTGCGGCGCACGCCACGGTCATGTCATCCGTGTTGTTGGTTCCAAGGCTTCCATCGAGTGGGATGATGAGCGTCCGAACCAGATGACTTATGAAATCGAGGGCGAGCCGGTACGCCGTCTGGAGCGTGGCGCAGGCTACCTGTACGAGGAAGCTCGTGTAGAAGACCGTATTGGCGGCGGCCATGCAGAGGGTCTGTTCGAGGCATGGGCAAACCTGTATCGTCGTTTTGCTCTGGCTATCGAGGGCATGAGCAAGGGCGAAGAAGAGTACGGCGACTTCTGGTATCCGGACGTTGAAGCTGGTCTGGCTGGCGTCAAGTGGATTGAGAAGTGCGTAGAGTCCGCAAACAACGGCGAAGTTTGGGTTAAGTACTAA
- a CDS encoding sugar phosphate isomerase/epimerase family protein: MSMNICGAPSCWGVDDPKNPYLPPWTRVLSEASQAGYRAIELGPWGYIPNDVDLVAEELNKNGLGIVVGTIFHDLVTPENQPSVLKAVDDICKLITDPKMPKLPVHEGQKWPTPYLTVMDWGHDERDFNAGHSDRAPRMDDEQWAAFVKNVRAVCDRANSWGVRPVIHPHAGTYIEFSDEIERIMQDIPYDVCGLCLDTGHLYYSGMDPVTYLKKYQDKLDYVHFKDVDQKVYEEVLGEHIRFFDGCGKGAMCPIGTGALDYPAIKQALEDIGYSGYITIEQERDPRNSDTSLRDVKRSVDYLKSVGYHI; encoded by the coding sequence ATGAGCATGAACATTTGCGGCGCTCCGAGCTGCTGGGGCGTAGACGATCCGAAAAACCCGTATCTGCCGCCTTGGACCCGTGTGCTGTCCGAAGCAAGTCAGGCAGGCTATCGTGCCATCGAGCTTGGCCCTTGGGGCTACATCCCGAACGATGTTGACCTCGTGGCAGAGGAGCTGAACAAGAACGGTCTGGGCATCGTGGTCGGCACCATCTTCCATGATCTGGTAACGCCGGAAAACCAGCCGAGCGTGCTCAAGGCTGTCGATGACATCTGCAAGCTCATCACCGATCCGAAGATGCCGAAGCTGCCGGTACACGAGGGTCAGAAGTGGCCGACGCCGTATCTGACGGTTATGGACTGGGGGCATGACGAGCGCGACTTCAACGCAGGTCATTCCGACCGCGCACCGCGCATGGATGACGAGCAGTGGGCTGCTTTCGTCAAGAACGTGCGCGCTGTCTGCGACAGAGCAAACAGCTGGGGCGTGCGTCCGGTCATTCATCCGCACGCAGGCACCTACATCGAGTTCTCCGATGAAATCGAGCGCATCATGCAGGACATTCCGTATGATGTCTGCGGTCTGTGCTTGGATACCGGCCATCTGTACTACTCCGGCATGGATCCGGTGACCTACCTGAAGAAGTATCAGGACAAGCTGGACTACGTGCACTTCAAGGACGTTGACCAGAAGGTATATGAGGAAGTTTTGGGCGAGCACATCCGCTTCTTTGACGGCTGCGGCAAGGGCGCGATGTGCCCGATCGGCACCGGCGCGCTGGACTATCCGGCAATCAAGCAGGCACTGGAGGACATCGGCTACAGCGGCTACATCACCATCGAGCAGGAGCGCGATCCGCGTAATTCCGACACCTCTCTGCGCGACGTCAAGCGCAGCGTAGACTATCTGAAGTCTGTCGGCTATCACATCTGA
- a CDS encoding helix-turn-helix domain-containing protein, which yields MKDIQTFSDRVFESGVLPVLVNANRQDYGKAKHDRPMHGHDSMCELLLCYRGFGTYNVNDFSYMIQEGDFIYYNCGELHEVVSNTDVEIGTYCFGFSNVQFRGLPVNHCIPSSSPHVRASQVQFPFLRNLAEQILALNDGTPPQQLTAQTLGISLLMLAAQMPVTQQDSVVRSSASLLTRRIKDYIDAHYTEPLKLEDIAAALGCSVPYLAHTFKDATGYSPIQYAIRRRIGLAQTLLISTDHSATRIATMVGYDNTNYFNSLFTRIVGTTPIQYRKKYLEALCGERNQM from the coding sequence ATGAAAGACATCCAGACCTTTTCCGACCGTGTGTTCGAAAGCGGCGTTCTTCCGGTGCTCGTCAATGCCAACCGGCAGGACTACGGCAAGGCCAAGCATGACCGCCCGATGCACGGGCACGACTCCATGTGCGAGCTGCTGCTGTGCTACCGCGGCTTCGGCACCTACAACGTCAACGACTTCTCCTATATGATTCAGGAGGGCGATTTCATTTATTACAACTGCGGCGAGCTGCACGAGGTCGTGTCCAACACCGACGTGGAAATCGGCACGTACTGCTTCGGCTTTTCCAACGTGCAGTTTCGCGGGCTGCCCGTCAATCACTGCATTCCGTCCAGCAGCCCGCATGTCCGCGCCTCGCAGGTGCAGTTTCCGTTTCTGCGCAATCTCGCGGAGCAAATTCTCGCGCTCAACGACGGCACGCCGCCGCAGCAGCTGACCGCCCAGACGCTCGGCATCTCTCTGCTCATGCTGGCGGCGCAAATGCCCGTCACCCAGCAGGACAGCGTTGTGCGCAGCTCCGCTTCCCTGCTCACCCGCCGCATCAAGGACTATATTGACGCCCACTACACCGAGCCGCTTAAGCTGGAGGACATCGCCGCCGCGCTCGGATGCAGCGTACCGTATCTGGCGCACACCTTCAAGGACGCCACCGGCTATTCGCCGATTCAATACGCCATTCGCCGCCGCATCGGCTTGGCGCAGACCCTGCTCATCTCCACCGATCATTCCGCCACCCGCATCGCAACGATGGTGGGCTACGACAACACCAACTATTTTAACTCGCTGTTCACGCGCATTGTCGGCACGACGCCGATTCAGTACCGGAAAAAGTATCTGGAAGCGCTGTGTGGGGAACGAAATCAGATGTAA